Proteins encoded within one genomic window of Chrysemys picta bellii isolate R12L10 chromosome 6, ASM1138683v2, whole genome shotgun sequence:
- the NFIL3 gene encoding nuclear factor interleukin-3-regulated protein, producing the protein MQLRKMQTIKKEQAPVDTSSNVDKIMVLNSALAEVSEDLATNEDIILNEGNSGKNKSSSCRRKREFIPDEKKDAMYWEKRRKNNEAAKRSREKRRLNDLVLENKLIALGEENATLKAELLSLKLKFGLISSAAYAQEIQKLSNSTAVYFQDYQTSKSNINSFVDEHEPSMVGSSCISVIKHSPQSSLSDVSEVSSVEHIQASPIQNNCRSPENKFQVIKQEPMELENYARESRDDRGSYAASMFPNYIVNTFNGYSHSPPLLQVNRSSSNSPRTSEADDVVIGKSSDGEDEQQVPKGPIHSPVELKNVHATVKVPEVNSSALPHKLRIKAKAMQVKVEAMDNDYDATQKLSSPVDMTSKRHFEIEKHNAQTLVHSSHTPFSVQVTNIQDWSLKPEHWHPKELNVKIQSGCKTGVVEIKDNVYKVSESENLYLKQGIANLSAEVASLKRLITTQQISASDSG; encoded by the coding sequence ATGCAGCTGAGAAAAATGCAGACCATTAAAAAGGAACAGGCACCTGTTGACACAAGTAGCAATGTGGACAAAATCATGGTACTTAATTCTGCTTTAGCAGAAGTGTCTGAAGACTTGGCTACAAATGAAGACATAATACTTAATGAAGGAAATAGTGGAAAAAACAAATCTTCATCATGTCGGAGAAAGCGGGAATTCATTCCAGATGAAAAGAAAGATGCTATGTATTGGGAAAAAAGACGAAAAAATAACGAAGCTGCCAAAAGATCTCGCGAAAAACGACGACTGAATGACCTTGTCTTAGAGAACAAACTAATTGCATTAGGAGAGGAGAATGCCACGTTAAAGGCTGAGCTGCTTTCACTGAAGCTAAAGTTTGGTTTAATTAGCTCTGCAGCATATGCCCAAGAGATACAGAAGCTCAGTAATTCAACAGCTGTGTATTTCCAGGACTATCAAACTTCCAAATCAAATATTAACTCATTTGTGGATGAACATGAACCATCTATGGTGGGTAGTAGTTGTATTTCTGTCATCAAACACTCTCCACAAAGCTCTTTATCTGATGTGTCTGAAGTATCCTCAGTAGAGCATATTCAAGCAAGTCCTATACAGAACAATTGCAGAAGTCCTGAAAATAAGTTTCAAGTTATAAAGCAGGAGCCTATGGAATTGGAGAACTATGCAAGAGAGTCAAGAGATGATAGAGGCTCCTATGCAGCATCCATGTTTCCAAACTACATAGTAAATACCTTTAATGGGTACTCACATTCCCCTCCTCTGCTGCAAGTTAATAGGTCCTCCAGTAATTCTCCAAGAACTTCAGAAGCTGATGATGTGGTCATAGGAAAGTCATCTGATGGAGAAGATGAGCAGCAGGTCCCTAAAGGTCCAATTCATTCCccagttgaacttaaaaatgttcACGCAACAGTTAAAGTTCCAGAGGTGAACTCTTCTGCACTGCCTCACAAGCTTCGAATTAAGGCTAAAGCCATGCAAGTCAAAGTGGAAGCAATGGATAATGACTATGATGCCACACAGAAACTATCATCACCAGTTGACATGACATCTAAAAGACATTTCGAGATTGAAAAGCACAATGCACAAACATTGGTACATTCTTCTCACACTCCTTTCTCTGTTCAAGTGACTAATATCCAAGACTGGTCTCTCAAACCAGAACATTGGCACCCAAAGGAACTCAATGTAAAAATTCAGAGTGGTTGCAAAACTGGAGTTGTTGAAATTAAAGACAATGTCTACAAAGTATCTGAGTCAGAGAACTTGTATTTGAAGCAGGGCATAGCAAACTTATCTGCAGAGGTTGCTTCACTTAAAAGACTTATAACTACACAACAAATCTCTGCTTCAGACTCTGGTTAA